From one Thermoanaerobaculia bacterium genomic stretch:
- the cysK gene encoding cysteine synthase A: protein MRIASDVTRLIGNTPLVRLNRVTEGAVAQVAAKLEFFNPAHSVKDRIGVAMVAALERAGKLDPRNASKSTIVEPTSGNTGIALAMVAAQRGYSCVLVMPDSMSKERVKVLKFLGAEVVLTPAAGGVNAAIAKAEEIAKDRGGVIPQQFENPANPEIHERTTAMEIWNDTDGDMDIFVAGVGTGGTLTGVGRVWKAWKPQVKLIAVEPAESPVIAGGTHSKHKIQGIGTGFIPKNLDMRFVDGTFSVSSDQALVMARRLAREEGILAGISSGAAAHAAVELAKEPNNQGRLIVCVFPSTSERYISTDLFAGIES from the coding sequence GTGAGAATCGCCAGCGACGTCACCCGGTTGATCGGAAACACTCCGCTCGTGCGTCTCAATCGCGTCACCGAGGGCGCGGTCGCCCAGGTCGCCGCCAAGCTCGAGTTCTTCAATCCGGCGCACTCCGTGAAGGACCGCATCGGGGTCGCGATGGTCGCCGCCCTCGAGCGGGCCGGAAAGCTCGACCCGCGCAACGCGTCGAAGTCGACGATCGTCGAGCCGACGAGCGGCAACACCGGCATCGCGCTCGCCATGGTCGCGGCGCAGCGCGGCTACTCGTGCGTGCTCGTGATGCCCGACTCGATGTCGAAGGAGCGCGTCAAGGTCCTGAAGTTCCTCGGCGCCGAGGTGGTGCTCACTCCGGCCGCGGGAGGCGTCAACGCGGCGATCGCGAAGGCGGAGGAGATCGCGAAGGATCGCGGCGGCGTGATCCCGCAGCAGTTCGAGAATCCCGCCAACCCCGAGATCCACGAGCGGACGACCGCCATGGAGATCTGGAACGACACCGACGGCGACATGGACATCTTCGTCGCGGGGGTGGGCACGGGCGGCACGTTGACGGGCGTCGGCCGGGTCTGGAAGGCGTGGAAGCCCCAGGTGAAACTGATCGCCGTCGAGCCCGCCGAATCGCCGGTCATCGCGGGCGGCACGCACTCGAAGCACAAGATCCAGGGGATCGGCACCGGCTTCATCCCGAAGAACCTCGACATGCGCTTCGTGGACGGGACGTTTTCCGTCTCGTCGGACCAGGCGCTCGTCATGGCGCGCCGTCTCGCCCGCGAGGAAGGGATCCTCGCCGGAATTTCCTCGGGCGCGGCCGCGCACGCGGCCGTCGAGCTGGCGAAGGAGCCCAACAACCAGGGAAGGTTGATCGTCTGCGTTTTCCCCTCGACGTCGGAGCGCTACATCTCGACGGACCTGTTCGCCGGAATCGAGTCGTAG
- a CDS encoding nuclear transport factor 2 family protein, protein MRRLAIPAVLLFLFGSAASAQPRRRGRFASPDEHDLRQAVDSMNSFWNRGDARNYATALSDDTDWENAAGWRIRGRAGVERFLGQYLWRGGRPAFRPTGERVRLLAPDLAAVEQDAEASSTVEPGGPPRRVREMQFFQKRGGRWQVISTRFWEPVRGPRPPQIPGLSPEPFRR, encoded by the coding sequence ATGCGACGACTGGCGATTCCGGCGGTCCTGCTTTTTCTTTTCGGCTCAGCGGCGAGCGCCCAGCCGCGGCGGCGCGGGCGGTTCGCGTCTCCCGACGAGCACGACCTCCGGCAGGCGGTCGACTCGATGAACTCGTTCTGGAACCGCGGTGACGCGCGCAACTACGCCACGGCGCTTTCCGACGACACCGACTGGGAGAACGCCGCCGGATGGCGGATCCGCGGCCGTGCGGGGGTCGAGCGGTTCCTCGGGCAATACCTGTGGCGCGGAGGACGGCCGGCGTTCCGGCCGACGGGGGAGAGGGTGAGGCTGCTCGCGCCCGACCTGGCGGCCGTCGAGCAGGACGCGGAGGCGTCGTCGACCGTCGAGCCGGGCGGTCCGCCGCGGCGCGTCCGGGAGATGCAGTTCTTCCAGAAGCGTGGAGGGCGCTGGCAAGTGATCTCGACGCGCTTCTGGGAGCCGGTCCGCGGTCCGCGGCCGCCGCAGATACCGGGCCTGAGCCCGGAGCCGTTCCGGCGCTGA
- a CDS encoding type II toxin-antitoxin system prevent-host-death family antitoxin yields the protein MKERVYPVYKAKAKLSQAVREARAGFRVVLTVHGKDAVELVPVAEKPRRETLGKRIDRLTAEGAIRPAPLSPPAGEPFPVLARRPGALKRFLESRD from the coding sequence ATGAAGGAAAGAGTCTATCCGGTGTACAAGGCGAAGGCGAAACTGTCACAGGCGGTTCGCGAAGCGCGCGCCGGATTTCGGGTCGTTTTGACGGTCCACGGGAAGGACGCCGTCGAGCTCGTTCCCGTTGCGGAGAAGCCGCGGCGGGAAACCCTGGGTAAGCGCATCGACCGGCTGACCGCGGAAGGCGCCATCCGGCCCGCTCCTCTTTCCCCGCCGGCGGGAGAGCCCTTTCCCGTCCTGGCCCGAAGGCCGGGCGCCTTGAAGCGATTTCTCGAATCGCGCGATTGA
- a CDS encoding PIN domain-containing protein, whose amino-acid sequence MNRSYVDTSVLVAIALGDPGAERLRRRLARFGAVFAGGLLEAEFRSAVARENVEGEAAEAHLRRISFVEPPRRMTAEISRALAVRRLRGADLWHVACALYLSPDPHELAFLTLDADQRFVARKLGFRSR is encoded by the coding sequence TTGAATCGTTCGTACGTCGACACCTCCGTTCTCGTGGCGATCGCGCTCGGAGACCCCGGCGCCGAGAGGCTGCGCCGTCGCCTCGCGCGTTTTGGCGCTGTTTTCGCCGGCGGCCTGCTGGAAGCGGAGTTCCGGTCGGCGGTCGCCCGCGAGAACGTGGAGGGCGAGGCGGCCGAAGCGCACCTTCGCCGGATCTCGTTCGTCGAGCCGCCGCGGCGGATGACGGCGGAGATTTCCCGGGCTCTTGCGGTCCGGCGTCTCCGCGGAGCGGATCTCTGGCACGTGGCGTGCGCGCTCTACCTCTCACCGGACCCGCACGAGCTGGCGTTCCTGACGCTCGATGCGGATCAGAGATTCGTCGCGCGAAAGCTCGGATTCCGGAGCCGGTGA